The DNA window GAAAAGCCACAGCGAAGGCCAACTGCAACAGCAGCGGCTGCAGCAACAGTGGCAGGACGGCGAACGAGTCCTTGGCGAGCAACGTTCGCAGCGTCTGGCCCTGTTTGGTGAACAGCAAATCACCCAGGTGCGCGAACAGTTACGCGCCCGGCAAACGGCCTGCGAGCAGGCCAGCCAGCAGGCGGCCGAACAGTGGCAGAAGGCACAAGAGCAACGCGATCGACTGAGCGGCCAGTTGGCCGGGTTACAACAGCAACTGCTGCAACAGACCGAGCGGCTGCAACAGGCGGAACAAGTGTGGCAACAGGCGTTGGCCGCCAGTGAATTCAGCGATGAAACCGCCTTCAGCGCCGCGCTGTTGGATGACGACCAGCGCCGACAGCTGCAACAGCGCAAAGAACAGTTGCAACAACGCCAGGTTGAAGCCAGCGCCCTGCTGGCACAGGCCGTTGACAGCCTGAAACAGCAGTTGCAACAGCGTCCCGAAGGGCTGGATGAGCATCAGACCGATCCCCAGGCCCTGAGCCAGAGTCTGGCAGCGCTGGCGCAGCAGTTAAAAACCTTGCAGCTACGCCAGGGCGAAGTGCGCAATCAATTAGAAAGCGACACTGCCCGCCGCATCAATCAGCAGTCGCTGTTTGAGCAAATCAGCCAGAGCCAGAGCCAATACGACGACTGGAGCTATCTCAATCAGCTTATCGGCTCCAAAGAAGGGGATAAATTCCGTAAGTTTGCCCAGGGGCTGACGCTCGATCACCTGGTGTATCTGGCCAATAACCAGTTGGGGCGGCTGCACGGGCGCTATTTGTTGCAACGAAAAACCAGCGATGCGCTGGAGCTACAGGTAGTGGATACCTGGCAGGCGGACGCGCTGCGCGATACCCGCACCCTGTCCGGCGGTGAAAGCTTCCTGGTGAGCCTGGCGCTGGCACTGGCGCTGTCCGATCTGGTCAGCCACAAGACCAGTATCGACTCGCTGTTCCTCGACGAAGGCTTTGGCACGCTGGATGCAGAAACCCTGGATACCGCGCTGGATGCGCTCGACAGCCTGAACGCCTCCGGGAAAACCATTGGCGTGATCAGCCACGTGGAAGCCATGAAAGAACGGATCCCGGTACAAATTAAGGTGAAAAAGGTCAACGGGCTCGGCATCAGCCGGCTGGAGCCGCAGTTCCGGCTGGAATAACCCAGCTCTGATTGAGAAAGAGGGTTGCAGCACCGGCGAAAGGGAGCCGGTGCCTAGTGAACCCCAGGGTTAACCCGCTTTAGCGCCGGGCGTCAAACACCCGGATGCCATACTGCGGAAAAGCGGCGTCGGCGGAAACCAACGTCAGCCCTTCGGCCTGCGCCTGGGCGATCAGCATGCGATCAAAAGGATCCTGATGATGCGGCGGCAACTGGCCCGCCTGCTGACCGTGAAAGGCCGCCATCGGCAACGGCAAAAAATCTTCTGCATCAATTATCTCGAAGATATCCTCCGGCAGCGTCAGCTTGCCCAACGCACGCTTAATCGAAATCTCCCAAATGCTGGCCGCGCTGACATACACCACATTGCCGGGATCGGCGATCTGCCTTCTGGCGTTCTCCCCCAGGCTGGGATCGTCTATCAGCCACCACAACAGCGCATGGGTATCCAGCAGCAGACGTTTCACTCGTCGCCCTCAAACAGTGCGGTGATGTCTGCATCGCCATCATTAAAATTGTCCGGTACGGTGAATTGGCCCCTGGCAGCACCCGGTTTGCGGGTTTGCCCCTTGATGGCCACCAGCTGAACATAAGGCTTCCCTGCTTTCGCTATAATCACGGTCTCTCCCTGTGCGGCTTTATCCGCCAGTTGGCTCAGGTTGGATTTGGCTTCGTGCATATTGGCCTGAATAGGCATACGCGATCTCCTTAGCTAAGTTAGCTAAATCATAGAGGGGAGTCCAGTTTTTGTACAGCAGATTGATTAAAGCGCGAGCAGGCCCGCGCTTTTTTTGCAACGGTAATTAAAGTTGCGGCCACAGCCACGCCGCGCCGCGCACGCCGCTGGAATCGCCGTGAACCGCCTTGCGGATCGGGGTTTCACATTCGCCACCGAACACCCAGGATTTCACCAACTGCGGCACCCGCTGGTACAACCGATCCACGTTGCTCATCCCCCGCCCAGCACCACTACGTCCGGATCAAAAATATTGATCACGTGCGCCAGCGATTTCGCCAGCCGCAGCTCGTAACGGCTGATGGCCTGCTCCGCCACCGCATCCCCTTGTGCCACCAACGTCATGATTTCATGACCTTTTAGCGGATTACCGCTCAGGCGAGCATAGTCGGTGGCAAAGCCGGTACCGGAGATAAAGGTTTCAATACACCCCTGCTTACCGCAATAACAGGGAACCTCTGCGCGAAAACGCAGCTCGTCATCATCCAGCCACGG is part of the Serratia quinivorans genome and encodes:
- the mak_1 gene encoding Fructokinase, which codes for MSNVDRLYQRVPQLVKSWVFGGECETPIRKAVHGDSSGVRGAAWLWPQL
- a CDS encoding PIN domain translates to MKRLLLDTHALLWWLIDDPSLGENARRQIADPGNVVYVSAASIWEISIKRALGKLTLPEDIFEIIDAEDFLPLPMAAFHGQQAGQLPPHHQDPFDRMLIAQAQAEGLTLVSADAAFPQYGIRVFDARR
- a CDS encoding Antitoxin of toxin-antitoxin stability system, coding for MPIQANMHEAKSNLSQLADKAAQGETVIIAKAGKPYVQLVAIKGQTRKPGAARGQFTVPDNFNDGDADITALFEGDE